The Cydia splendana chromosome 8, ilCydSple1.2, whole genome shotgun sequence genome contains a region encoding:
- the LOC134792626 gene encoding RNA-binding protein 25-like translates to MQCNSGISVIDIDKRRTELLELSSYIQTVDNDVTMILQSLQWDRRHLIEAAPLISCKYDRNHRVPPDKMEAHEKECYLRSLGYSKKDLLLPEPLDANGKTLVTLSKNDIQNIIEYAAKVDPTFKKGRGSKDPSELSLERLQHTYSVDERRAIHDAVVSAAPSCHDLSELALSSGDGETQNTKAKSRAEIIAELRDMKRRRAKYRGAVKTRNYSDELRSVIATQMEHYSEALSASTKTNDINKSNIERSKDFRAVQVKKEPLESDQAYASEKEKRRMSSREYDGHRHKFRDETREKSKDNHNREKSRDETRFTENYKDERYSERRDKYTEREKYDDYKRDRDDRRHKNDRDRHSSSSKDRSRDRSEYRNNDKYNDAKRNYKDYKPSRSSERRYKDKYDSHEKYKEEKHKRYYDYKQEYDVGKKRIKQEKD, encoded by the exons ATGCAGTGCAATTCAGGCATATCTGTGATCGACATCGACAAACGCCGTACCGAACTTTTAGAACTAAGTTCGTACATACAAACAGTAGATAATGATGTAACTATGATACTGCAAAGTTTACAATGGGATCGTAGACACTTAATCGAG GCTGCACCATTGATTTCTTGTAAATATGACAGAAATCACAGAGTACCACCGGATAAAATGGAAGCCCATGAGAAGGAATGTTATTTGAGAAGCCTGGGCTACTCCAAGAAAGACCTGTTGTTGCCTGAACCACTTGATGCCAATGGCAAAACTTTGGTTACACTAA gtaaaaatgatattcaaaatattattgaaTATGCGGCGAAAGTTGATCCAACATTCAAAAAAG GCAGAGGCAGCAAAGACCCCAGCGAGCTGTCCCTGGAGCGCCTGCAGCACACCTACAGTGTGGACGAGCGTCGCGCCATCCACGACGCTGTTGTCAGCGCAGCACCCTCCTGCCATGACCTTAGTGAACTGGCGTTATCTAG TGGAGACGGCGAAACTCAGAACACCAAGGCTAAGTCTCGTGCCGAGATCATAGCCGAGCTGCGCGACATGAAGCGCCGGCGCGCCAAATACCGCGGAGCGGTCAAAACACGCAACTATTCTGACGAACTGCGCAGCGTTATCGCCACACAG ATGGAACACTACTCGGAAGCACTCAGTGCTAGCACTAAAACCAATGATATCAACAAATCCAACATAGAAAGGTCAAAAGATTTTAGAGCAGTACAAGTTAAGAAGGAACCTTTGGAATCAGACCAAGCATATGCCTCGGAAAAGGAAAAAAGACGAATGTCTTCAAGAGAATACGATGGCCATCGACACAAATTCAGAGACGAAACAAGAGAGAAATCCAAAGACAATCATAATAGAGAGAAATCTAGAGACGAAACTCGTTTTACAGAGAACTATAAAGATGAACGTTATTCCGAAAGAAGAGACAAATATACAGAAAGGGAAAAATATGATGATTACAAGAGAGACAGAGATGACAGGAGACATAAAAATGACAGAGATAGGCATTCAAGCTCTTCTAAAGACAGAAGCAGAGATAGAAGTGAATATAGAAATAACGATAAATATAACGATGCAAAAAGAAACTACAAAGATTACAAGCCATCGAGGAGTAGTGAACGAAGATACAAAGATAAATATGATTCACATGAAAAGTATAAAGAAGAGAAACATAAGAGGTATTACGATTATAAGCAAGAGTATGATGTGGGCAAAAAACGTATAAAGCAAGAGAAAGACtga
- the LOC134793188 gene encoding selenoprotein M-like has translation MKTLAVFCVVLALASAYDQSNIVGARIETCRGCSLNRLPQVKQFVMEDAPLYEQVEVKFITGAAPEVVLLGENDHELERLPLSHLDRKECNQLLEERGFVKKQKKSEF, from the exons ATGAAAACACTAGCAGTATTCTGTGTAGTACTAGCATTAGCATCTGCTTACGACCAATCGAACATCGTAGGGGCCAGGATAGAG ACGTGTCGTGGATGCTCGTTGAACCGGCTTCCTCAAGTGAAGCAGTTCGTGATGGAAGACGCGCCCCTGTATGAACAAGTAGAAGTGAAGTTCATCACTGGCGCGGCGCCTGAGGTGGTGCTACTTGGCGAGAACGACCACGAATTGGAGAGGCTGCCGCTCTCCCACCTGGATCGCAAGGAGTGTAACCAGTTACTTGAGGAAAGAGGGTTCGtaaagaaacaaaagaaatcGGAGTTTTAG